From the Desulfosarcina sp. BuS5 genome, one window contains:
- a CDS encoding AAA family ATPase — protein MKYPYGISDFSSIILEKYFYCDKTDKIPLLENTKSQLFIRPRRFGKSLVLSMLENYYDVAKKDEFEAIFGDLKIGKNPTELRNSYFILRFDFSCVDPTGSAEDVKRALFNHINGCIEGFYAFYKYKGYELPQIKVNFDDALYSLKSLVSASRMTPYPVYLLIDEYDNFANTVMMGVQSSEGRYKALVHEEGPLRTFFKAVKSSTSSSMFDRVFITGVSPVVMSDITSGYNIAENIYFEPEFNDLCGFKHNEIEDVLKNIVDKCGFEKEKAREAASLMKTYYNGYTFSHTADEQIYNPTLCLYFFKQFEKRCSYPRKILDSNLAVDEAKLEYIAQIPRGRDLLMNLVQKDQDVVISDIEDRFGLKDMLTDKSRDNTFLVSFLYYFGVLTIAGDTEDLKVILKVPNLVMQSLYVERVQKMLLPEPDDRDDGKLAAEKIYQKGDMAPLCRFMEERYFKVFHNRDYRWANELTLKTAFLTLLYNDIIYIMDSEKEIDRRYADLTMIIRPDKRYGNVFDVLIEFKFVKLKNAGLSAEQAKKLSKDELYQVPEIVMQMEDGKKQVKEYGEKLEQRHGNLRLQKFVVVALGFERICFYRL, from the coding sequence AACTATTATGATGTGGCAAAAAAGGATGAATTTGAAGCGATCTTTGGTGATTTAAAAATCGGGAAAAACCCCACAGAATTGCGTAATTCATATTTTATTTTGAGATTTGATTTTTCGTGTGTTGATCCCACAGGAAGCGCTGAAGATGTGAAAAGGGCTCTTTTTAATCATATTAACGGTTGTATTGAAGGATTTTATGCTTTTTATAAATATAAAGGGTATGAATTACCTCAAATAAAAGTCAATTTTGATGATGCTCTATACTCTTTAAAATCTCTTGTCAGCGCTTCCCGCATGACCCCATATCCTGTATATCTTTTAATAGATGAGTATGATAATTTTGCCAATACAGTAATGATGGGGGTTCAAAGCTCTGAAGGCAGGTACAAAGCTCTTGTGCATGAAGAGGGTCCTCTTAGAACTTTTTTTAAAGCAGTAAAATCCTCAACTTCAAGTTCCATGTTTGACCGTGTTTTTATAACAGGGGTTTCACCTGTTGTTATGAGCGATATTACAAGCGGGTATAATATTGCTGAAAATATTTATTTTGAACCTGAGTTTAATGATCTGTGCGGGTTTAAGCATAATGAAATTGAGGATGTACTCAAAAATATTGTTGATAAATGCGGTTTTGAAAAAGAAAAAGCCCGGGAAGCTGCAAGTTTAATGAAGACTTATTATAATGGTTATACCTTTTCCCATACAGCAGATGAACAAATTTATAACCCAACTCTTTGTTTATATTTTTTTAAACAGTTTGAAAAAAGATGCAGCTACCCGAGAAAAATACTGGACTCAAACCTTGCAGTAGATGAGGCAAAGCTTGAGTATATTGCTCAGATTCCCCGTGGAAGAGATCTTTTAATGAACCTGGTGCAAAAAGATCAAGATGTTGTAATATCAGATATTGAAGATCGTTTTGGACTTAAAGATATGCTGACGGATAAATCCCGCGACAATACATTTTTAGTCTCTTTTCTTTATTATTTCGGAGTACTCACCATTGCAGGTGATACAGAAGATCTAAAGGTAATCTTAAAAGTTCCCAATCTCGTTATGCAAAGTCTATATGTGGAGCGGGTTCAAAAAATGCTTTTGCCGGAGCCTGATGACAGGGATGATGGAAAACTTGCCGCAGAAAAGATCTATCAAAAAGGGGATATGGCTCCTTTGTGTAGATTCATGGAGGAGAGATATTTCAAGGTTTTTCATAACAGGGATTACAGATGGGCAAATGAGCTGACACTAAAAACAGCATTCCTGACACTGCTTTACAACGATATTATCTATATCATGGATTCTGAAAAAGAGATTGACCGCAGATATGCAGATCTGACCATGATCATCAGGCCGGATAAAAGATACGGCAACGTATTTGATGTTTTGATTGAGTTTAAGTTTGTAAAGCTTAAAAATGCAGGATTAAGCGCTGAACAGGCGAAAAAGCTGTCTAAAGATGAGCTGTATCAGGTACCTGAAATTGTAATGCAAATGGAAGATGGTAAAAAACAGGTAAAAGAGTATGGTGAAAAACTTGAACAAAGGCATGGTAACCTGCGGCTGCAAAAATTTGTAGTAGTGGCATTGGGATTTGAGAGGATATGCTTTTATAGACTTTAA
- a CDS encoding AAA family ATPase → MKYPYGISDFKKINTKNYFYCDRTDKIPLLENSDFQLFIRPRRFGKSLVLSMLENYYDVAKKDEFEELFGGLKIGKNPTDLRNSYFILKLDFSCVDPTGSAEDVKKALFNHINACIIEFYKVYNYKGFELPAIEIDREDALFSMKSLITSARMTPYPVYLLIDEYDNFANTVMMGVQSSEGRYKALVHEEGPLRTFFKAVKASTSGSMFDRVFITGVSPVVMSDITSGYNIAKNIYFEPEFNDLCGFKQNEIENVLKDIVDKCGFEKEKAREAASLMQTYYNGYTFSHTTDEQIYNPTLSLYFFEQFEKMCSYPRKMLDSNLAVDEAKLEYIAQIPRGRDLLMNLVQKDQDVVISDIEDRFGLKDMLTDKSRDNTFLVSFLYYFGVLTIAGDTEDMEVILKVPNLVMQSLYVERVQKMLLPEPDDRDDGKDAAKKVYQKGDMAPLCRFMEERYFKVFHNRDYRWTNELTLKTAFLTLLYNDIIYIMDSEKEIDRRYADLTMIIRPDKRYGNVFDVLIEFKFVKLKNAGLSAEQAKKLSKDELYQVPEIVMQMEDGKKQVKEYGEKLEQRHGNLRLQKFVVVALGFERICFYRL, encoded by the coding sequence ATGAAATATCCATACGGTATATCTGATTTTAAAAAGATTAATACTAAAAATTATTTTTACTGTGACAGAACAGATAAAATACCTCTGCTTGAAAATTCGGATTTTCAACTCTTTATTCGTCCCAGGCGTTTTGGTAAAAGCCTTGTGCTCTCCATGCTGGAAAATTACTATGATGTGGCAAAAAAAGACGAATTTGAAGAGCTCTTTGGTGGATTGAAGATCGGAAAAAATCCAACTGATCTACGTAATTCATATTTTATTTTAAAGCTCGATTTTTCATGTGTTGATCCCACCGGCAGCGCTGAAGATGTTAAAAAGGCTCTTTTTAATCATATTAATGCATGTATTATCGAATTTTATAAAGTTTATAATTATAAAGGATTTGAATTGCCTGCGATTGAGATCGATCGGGAAGATGCCCTTTTTTCAATGAAATCTCTTATTACTTCAGCCCGCATGACCCCATATCCTGTATATCTTCTAATAGATGAGTATGATAATTTTGCAAATACAGTTATGATGGGGGTTCAAAGCTCTGAAGGCAGATATAAAGCGCTTGTGCATGAAGAGGGTCCTCTTAGAACTTTTTTTAAAGCAGTAAAAGCATCAACTTCAGGTTCTATGTTTGACCGTGTGTTTATTACAGGGGTTTCACCTGTTGTTATGAGCGATATTACAAGCGGGTATAATATTGCAAAGAATATTTACTTTGAGCCGGAGTTTAATGACCTGTGCGGGTTTAAGCAGAATGAAATTGAGAATGTACTCAAAGATATTGTTGATAAATGCGGTTTTGAAAAAGAAAAAGCCCGGGAAGCTGCAAGTTTAATGCAGACTTACTATAATGGTTATACTTTTTCTCATACAACAGATGAACAAATTTATAATCCAACGCTTTCTTTGTATTTTTTTGAACAGTTTGAAAAAATGTGCAGCTATCCGAGAAAAATGCTGGATTCAAACCTTGCAGTAGATGAGGCAAAGCTTGAGTATATTGCTCAGATTCCCCGTGGAAGAGATCTTTTAATGAACCTGGTGCAAAAAGATCAAGATGTTGTAATATCAGATATTGAAGATCGTTTTGGACTTAAAGATATGCTGACGGATAAATCCCGCGACAATACATTTTTAGTCTCTTTTCTTTATTATTTCGGAGTACTCACCATTGCAGGTGATACTGAAGATATGGAAGTTATTTTAAAAGTTCCCAATCTCGTTATGCAAAGTCTATATGTGGAGCGGGTTCAAAAAATGCTTTTGCCGGAGCCTGATGACAGGGATGATGGTAAAGATGCTGCAAAAAAAGTATATCAAAAAGGGGATATGGCTCCTTTGTGCAGGTTTATGGAAGAGAGATATTTCAAGGTTTTTCATAACAGGGATTACAGGTGGACAAATGAACTGACACTAAAGACAGCATTCCTGACACTGCTTTACAACGATATTATCTATATCATGGATTCTGAAAAAGAGATTGACCGACGCTATGCTGATCTAACCATGATCATCAGGCCGGATAAAAGATACGGCAACGTATTTGATGTTTTGATTGAGTTTAAGTTTGTAAAGCTTAAAAATGCAGGATTAAGCGCTGAACAGGCGAAAAAGCTGTCTAAAGATGAGCTGTATCAGGTACCTGAAATTGTAATGCAAATGGAAGATGGTAAAAAACAGGTAAAAGAGTATGGTGAAAAACTTGAACAAAGGCATGGTAACCTGCGGCTGCAAAAATTTGTAGTAGTGGCATTGGGATTTGAGAGGATATGCTTTTATAGACTTTAA